Proteins from a single region of Diorhabda sublineata isolate icDioSubl1.1 chromosome 2, icDioSubl1.1, whole genome shotgun sequence:
- the LOC130453150 gene encoding ring canal kelch homolog, giving the protein MCMLEMEPTINIMERQGSCLLLRSASQNSLDESSQKQISQIHPHTKERPPYRNHMHTQKAFDVMNLMRKQKLLCDVVLVAGDAEIAAHKMVLAACSPYFYAMFSSFEESRQDRIVLQEVDQQALMLLIEYVYTSEVSVTEDNVQVLLPAANLLQLTDVRDACCEFLQAQLHPTNCLGIRAFADLHGCLELLSHAEYYIELHFSEVVECEEFLTLSHLQVSKLISSDRLTVPTEEKVFECVVAWVQNDLENRKQHLSSLMEYVRLPLMSQEYLVQRVEEEPLLKTDLQCKDYIIEALKYHLLKGDNKTSFRTPRTKPRQPVGLPKVLLVVGGQAPKAIRSVESYDFKEEKWYQVAEMPTRRCRAGLAVLGGKVYAVGGFNGSLRVKTVDFYDPAMDVWTAFESMEARRSTLGVAVLNNCIYAVGGFDGSTGLNSAEMFDPQTGKWRMIASMSTRRSSVGVGVLYGQLYAVGGYDGASRQCLSSVECYTPDTDTWTSVPDMGCRRSGAGVGVLEGILYAVGGHDGPLVRKSVEAYDPAKSTWTPVTDMAMCRRNAGVVAMNGVLYVVGGDDGSSNLASVEVYNPKTDSWTMLSSCMSIGRSYAGVAIIDKPI; this is encoded by the exons ATGTGTATGTTAGAAATGGAgccaacaataaatattatggaaaGACAAGGAAGTTGCTTACTACTTCGTTCCGCTAGTCAAAATTCATTAGATGAAAGTTCACAAAAACAAATCTCACAAATTCATCCTCACACAAAAGAAAGACCACCATATAGGAATCATATGCACACGCAAAAAGCATTCGATGTTATGAATTTAATGAGGAAGCAGAAGTTACTTTGCGACGTAGTATTGGTAGCTGGAGATGCTGAAATAGCTGCACATAAGATGGTATTAGCTGCCTGCTCTCCTTATTTCTACGCAATGTTTTCTAG TTTTGAGGAGAGTAGGCAAGATAGAATAGTGTTACAAGAAGTTGATCAGCAAGCATTAATGCTCTTGATAGAATATGTATATACTTCAGAAGTTAGTGTAACAGAAGACAATGTACAAGTATTACTTCCCGCAGCAAATTTATTACAACTTACTGATGTTAGGGATGCTTGTTGTGAATTTTTACAAGCCCAGTTACATCCAACAAACTGTTTGGGAATTAGGGCATTTGCAGATTTACATGGCTGTTTAGAATTGCTGTCACATGCCGAATATTACATAGAACTTCATTTTTCAGAA GTTGTTGAATGTGAAGAATTTTTAACACTTTCGCATCTCCAAGTGTCAAAATTAATAAGTAGTGATAGATTGACAGTACCTACAGaagaaaaagtatttgaatGTGTGGTGGCATGGGTACAAAATGACTTGGAAAATAGGAAACAGCATCTTTCTTCTTTAATGGAATATGTTAGATTACCACTTATGTCACAAGAATATTTGGTACAGAGAGTAGAAGAAGAACCTTTACTGAAGACAGATTTACAGTGTAAAGATTATATAATAGAAGCTCTAAAGTATCATTTGTTGAAAGGAGACAACAAAACTTCGTTTAGAACACCAAGAACTAAACCTAGGCAACCAGTTG GTTTACCAAAAGTTCTACTAGTAGTTGGTGGTCAGGCTCCGAAGGCTATCCGCAGTGTAGAAAGTTACGacttcaaagaagaaaaatggtACCAAGTAGCCGAAATGCCAACTCGTCGATGTAGGGCTGGGTTGGCTGTTCTAGGAGGCAAAGTGTACGCTGTTGGAGGTTTCAATGGTTCTCTGAGAGTTAAGACTGTTGATTTTTACGATCCAGCAATGGATGTATGGACTGCTTTTGAAAGCATGGAAGCTAGACGATCTACATTGGGAGTAGCTGtattaaataattgtatatatgCTGTTGGTGGATTTGATGGATCGACGGGGTTAAATAGTGCTGAAATGTTTGATCCGCAAACAg gaaaatggCGGATGATAGCTTCAATGTCCACTAGACGCAGTAGCGTAGGCGTAGGTGTCCTTTACGGACAATTGTACGCTGTGGGTGGATACGACGGGGCATCTAGACAATGTTTAAGTTCCGTAGAATGCTACACTCCTGACACTGATACTTGGACTTCAGTTCCAGATATGGGCTGCAGAAGAAGTGGAGCAGGAGTAG GTGTTCTAGAGGGTATTCTGTATGCAGTAGGAGGACACGATGGCCCTTTAGTTCGAAAATCCGTAGAAGCATATGATCCAGCAAAAAGTACATGGACTCCAGTTACCGATATGGCTATGTGCAGACGTAACGCTGGCGTTGTGGCCATGAATGGTGTATTATATGTAGTGGGTGGTGATGATGGCTCAAGCAATTTGGCTTCTGTTGAAGTCTACAACCCAAAGACTGACAGCTGGACAATGTTGTCAAGCTGCATGAGTATTGGACGAAGTTATGCTGGGGTAGCAATTATTGATAAGCCGATATGA